One window from the genome of Serinibacter salmoneus encodes:
- a CDS encoding ACP S-malonyltransferase yields MLAILAPGQGAQSPGMLTPWLEIPGVAEEMATFGEAAGLDLTAHGTTSDADTIRDTAIAQPLLVATSLVALRALLAGRDAADVAGVTAGHSVGEFAAAAVAGVLTDASAVELVSQRARLMAEAAAANPSGMAAVLGGDPQEVTAAIEAAGAWPANVNGGGQVVAAGSHEAIAALAAQPPAKARVMPLQVAGAFHTPLMASAGEAFARVVEHWPAAPPRMRLLTNADGSAFLPHGEGVGNEVLARLAGQITSPVRWDLCQETMRALGVTGIIELAPGGVLSGLARRVLPDVPRVAIKSPADLESAAAMITDTTGER; encoded by the coding sequence GTGCTAGCGATTCTCGCGCCCGGACAGGGTGCCCAGTCCCCCGGCATGCTCACCCCGTGGTTGGAGATCCCCGGTGTCGCCGAGGAGATGGCGACCTTCGGTGAGGCCGCGGGCCTCGACCTCACCGCCCACGGCACCACCTCTGACGCCGACACGATCCGCGACACCGCCATCGCGCAACCGCTGCTGGTCGCGACCTCGCTCGTGGCCCTGCGCGCTCTGCTGGCGGGGCGCGACGCAGCCGATGTGGCGGGAGTGACGGCGGGGCACTCCGTGGGCGAGTTCGCCGCTGCGGCTGTGGCCGGGGTCCTGACGGATGCCTCCGCCGTCGAGCTGGTCTCCCAGCGGGCCCGCCTGATGGCTGAGGCCGCGGCCGCGAACCCCTCCGGGATGGCGGCCGTTCTCGGTGGGGACCCGCAGGAGGTGACGGCGGCCATCGAGGCCGCCGGGGCCTGGCCGGCGAACGTCAACGGTGGTGGCCAGGTGGTCGCGGCGGGCAGCCACGAGGCGATCGCCGCACTCGCCGCACAGCCGCCCGCGAAGGCGCGTGTGATGCCGCTGCAGGTGGCGGGCGCCTTCCACACCCCGCTCATGGCGAGCGCCGGCGAGGCCTTCGCCCGCGTCGTCGAGCACTGGCCGGCCGCACCTCCGCGAATGCGGCTGCTGACCAACGCCGACGGCTCGGCGTTCCTCCCGCACGGTGAGGGTGTGGGCAACGAGGTCCTCGCGCGACTGGCGGGCCAGATCACCTCCCCGGTGCGCTGGGACCTGTGCCAGGAGACGATGCGAGCGCTCGGCGTGACCGGCATCATCGAGCTCGCACCCGGAGGCGTCCTGTCCGGACTCGCCCGACGAGTCCTGCCGGACGTCCCGCGCGTCGCCATCAAGTCCCCCGCCGACCTGGAGTCCGCGGCTGCCATGATCACCGACACCACAGGAGAGCGATGA
- a CDS encoding D-alanyl-D-alanine carboxypeptidase family protein, which produces MTHLGPRRVAVASTVALAALGVLHAPSHAAGAELDGTGRQYLYSSAGAGTIDVRFGREGDTAVVGDWDGDGSDTLGVRRGAEVRLTDSIAGGDADHVFSFGRADDEVLVGDWDGDGKDTLALRRGRTIIVANTLGDGALTESFAFGRADDQVLVGDWDGDGKDTIAVRRDSTIITAEEMVAGTATESFSFGRADDRVVVGDWDGDGVDTVGVQRGATYILTNEPGAEGPRTQVERGRASDVGFGSDWAGDGRDTIALRRGPEGPVITQEDGVTRIDGVIVVNKTYALPEDYAPGMQEVASQAFEEMQADAAAAGHHLFIRTDYRDYAWQADLFASYVNTYGEEAAERFSARPGHSEHQTGLAIDINSLSQSFGATDAGRWVAQHAHEYGLIVRYPEGKESVTGYSYEPWHLRYVGTELATTLHESGDTLEEYFGITSQY; this is translated from the coding sequence GTGACCCACCTCGGTCCACGACGAGTCGCCGTCGCGTCGACCGTCGCGCTCGCGGCCCTTGGCGTGTTGCATGCGCCCAGCCACGCCGCGGGCGCCGAACTCGACGGTACGGGGCGTCAATACCTGTATTCCTCGGCCGGTGCCGGCACGATCGATGTGCGCTTCGGGCGGGAGGGGGACACCGCCGTCGTCGGTGACTGGGACGGTGACGGGAGCGACACGCTCGGCGTGCGTCGCGGGGCCGAAGTGCGCCTGACCGACAGCATCGCCGGCGGCGATGCCGACCACGTGTTCTCCTTCGGCCGTGCCGACGACGAGGTGCTGGTGGGGGACTGGGACGGCGACGGTAAGGACACCCTGGCGCTGCGCCGCGGACGGACCATCATCGTGGCGAACACCCTGGGCGACGGCGCCCTGACCGAGTCGTTCGCCTTCGGCCGCGCCGACGATCAGGTGCTGGTGGGGGACTGGGACGGCGACGGCAAGGACACCATCGCGGTGCGACGCGACTCCACGATCATCACCGCTGAGGAGATGGTTGCCGGTACCGCGACTGAGTCCTTCTCCTTCGGCCGAGCGGATGACCGGGTCGTGGTGGGGGACTGGGACGGCGACGGTGTCGACACCGTCGGCGTCCAACGCGGCGCCACGTACATCCTCACCAACGAGCCAGGCGCGGAGGGGCCGCGGACGCAGGTCGAGCGTGGCAGGGCCTCCGATGTGGGGTTCGGCAGCGACTGGGCGGGCGACGGCCGCGACACGATCGCGCTGCGTCGGGGGCCCGAGGGCCCTGTCATCACGCAGGAGGACGGCGTCACGCGGATCGACGGCGTGATCGTGGTCAACAAGACCTACGCCCTGCCCGAGGACTACGCGCCGGGTATGCAGGAGGTCGCGTCGCAGGCCTTCGAGGAAATGCAGGCGGACGCCGCTGCGGCCGGCCACCACCTCTTCATCCGCACCGACTACCGCGACTACGCCTGGCAGGCAGACCTGTTCGCCTCCTACGTGAACACCTACGGCGAGGAGGCCGCGGAGCGCTTCAGCGCGCGCCCGGGGCACTCCGAGCACCAGACCGGGCTGGCGATCGACATCAACTCCCTGAGTCAGTCCTTCGGCGCGACGGATGCCGGCCGCTGGGTGGCGCAGCACGCGCATGAGTACGGTCTGATCGTGCGCTACCCGGAGGGCAAGGAGTCGGTCACCGGGTACAGCTACGAGCCGTGGCACCTGCGCTACGTCGGGACCGAGTTGGCCACCACGCTGCACGAGTCCGGGGACACGCTGGAGGAGTACTTCGGGATCACCTCACAGTACTGA
- a CDS encoding acyl carrier protein produces MALSEQEILAGLAEIVNEETGLPADSVELGKSFTDDLDIDSLSMMTIVTQAEDKFSVTIPDDEVKNLVTVGDAVSYIAGAQA; encoded by the coding sequence ATGGCACTCAGCGAGCAGGAGATTCTCGCCGGACTGGCGGAGATCGTGAACGAGGAGACCGGCCTGCCGGCCGACTCCGTGGAGCTCGGCAAGTCCTTCACCGACGACCTGGACATCGACTCGCTGTCGATGATGACGATCGTCACCCAGGCCGAGGACAAGTTCTCGGTCACCATCCCCGACGACGAGGTCAAGAACCTCGTCACGGTCGGGGACGCCGTCAGCTACATCGCCGGCGCCCAGGCCTGA
- a CDS encoding DUF3145 domain-containing protein: MSGPITRGVLFVHSAPRALSPHVEWATASVLGGRPSFDWTDQPAAPGAKRAELSWTGPVGTGARLTSALRGWDHLRYEVTEEATSVSDGSRWSHTPALGIFHAQTDRVGNVVVPEDRIRAALVHESDPRALSEALDLALGQAWDDELEPFRYAGAGAPVRWLHRVG; this comes from the coding sequence ATGTCGGGTCCGATCACCCGCGGTGTTCTTTTCGTGCACTCTGCGCCGCGCGCCCTCAGCCCGCACGTGGAGTGGGCTACCGCATCCGTGCTCGGGGGACGCCCGTCCTTCGACTGGACGGATCAGCCTGCGGCGCCCGGAGCCAAGCGCGCGGAACTCTCCTGGACCGGACCGGTGGGAACTGGTGCGCGGCTCACCTCGGCCCTGCGAGGCTGGGATCACCTGCGCTACGAGGTGACGGAGGAGGCCACCAGCGTCAGCGACGGCTCCCGTTGGTCACACACCCCCGCCCTGGGCATCTTCCACGCCCAGACGGACCGGGTCGGCAACGTCGTCGTCCCCGAGGACCGCATCCGCGCGGCACTCGTGCACGAGAGCGACCCGCGAGCGCTGAGCGAGGCGTTGGACCTCGCGCTCGGGCAGGCGTGGGACGACGAACTGGAGCCCTTCCGCTACGCCGGTGCCGGGGCTCCGGTGCGCTGGCTGCACCGCGTCGGCTGA
- a CDS encoding beta-ketoacyl-ACP synthase III encodes MTRALTGHQPVPGSRILAVDGFRGERVVPNSEIIGPIDSSDEWIRQRTGIVTRRRANPETTILDMAVAAAEATLAKAGLAATQIDAVLLSTVTYFEQTPALAARVAHAIGATPAAAFDISAACAGYSYGIGLADSLVRSGQARHVLVIGVERMSDFIDPTDRSISFLLGDGAGAAVVGASDVPLIGPTVWGADGSMACHIDQTQSWLELRSGDALDTPAQVAAGTWPTLRQQGPSVFKWVISNVPDIARRAVSAAGLEISDIEVFVPHQANMRIIDQVAKMLGLGEDVAIGRDIADTGNTSAASIPLATERLLREGQAHSGQLALQIGFGAGMAYSAQVVALP; translated from the coding sequence ATGACTCGCGCACTCACCGGCCACCAGCCCGTTCCCGGCAGCCGGATCCTCGCCGTCGACGGGTTCCGCGGTGAGCGGGTCGTCCCCAACTCCGAGATCATCGGGCCGATCGACTCCTCGGACGAGTGGATCCGCCAACGCACCGGCATCGTCACCCGCCGCCGTGCCAACCCGGAGACCACCATCCTGGACATGGCGGTCGCTGCCGCTGAGGCGACCCTGGCCAAGGCGGGCCTGGCCGCCACCCAGATCGACGCCGTGCTCCTGTCGACCGTCACCTACTTCGAGCAGACACCCGCCCTGGCCGCCCGGGTCGCCCACGCCATCGGGGCCACGCCGGCGGCGGCCTTCGACATCTCGGCCGCCTGCGCGGGCTATTCCTACGGGATCGGCCTGGCCGACTCGCTGGTGCGTTCCGGCCAGGCACGTCACGTGCTGGTCATCGGGGTGGAGCGCATGAGCGACTTCATCGACCCGACCGACCGTTCCATCTCCTTCCTGTTGGGTGACGGCGCAGGGGCGGCAGTGGTGGGCGCGAGCGATGTGCCGCTCATCGGGCCGACCGTCTGGGGCGCCGACGGCTCCATGGCCTGCCACATCGACCAGACCCAGAGCTGGCTGGAGTTGCGTTCCGGTGACGCGCTGGACACCCCGGCACAGGTCGCCGCCGGGACCTGGCCCACGCTGCGCCAGCAGGGCCCCAGTGTCTTCAAGTGGGTCATCTCCAATGTCCCCGATATCGCGCGGCGCGCCGTATCGGCCGCGGGTCTGGAGATCTCCGACATCGAGGTCTTCGTGCCGCACCAGGCCAACATGCGCATCATCGACCAGGTCGCCAAGATGCTCGGTCTGGGCGAGGACGTGGCCATCGGCCGCGACATCGCCGACACCGGCAACACCTCCGCCGCCTCGATCCCGCTGGCCACCGAGCGGTTGCTGCGCGAGGGCCAGGCACACTCCGGGCAGCTCGCCCTGCAGATCGGCTTCGGCGCCGGGATGGCCTACTCCGCGCAGGTCGTCGCCCTGCCCTGA
- a CDS encoding beta-ketoacyl-[acyl-carrier-protein] synthase family protein, with amino-acid sequence MSDVPAVVVTGLGATSPIGGTAPDSWRAALAGTSGVATMTHDWVSQYELPVTFAAEAAVDPGEVLARPETRRMDRAAQLAVAATREAWADAGAPEVDGERIGVAVSTGLGGLWTLMDSWDTLKERGPRRVLPMTVPMLMPNSSAAYVSLDVGAKAGVHTTTSACASGAEAVAYGLEMIRSGRADIVVTGGTEASVHALPIAAFARMQALSTRNDSPETASRPYDTTRDGFVLGEGAGALVLEREDHARARGATIYARVAGAGLSSDAHDIAAPEPTGEGQERAMRSALADAGLTAADVVHANAHATSTPAGDLTEIRAIARVMGEGTVVSATKSMTGHLLGGAGALESVFAVLALRDRTAPPTINLTSPEPDLPLPVATAPTALGAGQIAALNNSFGFGGHNVSLIFTSV; translated from the coding sequence ATGTCCGACGTTCCCGCCGTCGTCGTCACCGGACTCGGTGCGACGTCCCCCATCGGAGGAACCGCGCCCGACTCGTGGCGTGCGGCACTGGCGGGCACCTCTGGGGTGGCCACCATGACCCACGACTGGGTCAGCCAGTACGAACTCCCCGTCACCTTCGCCGCGGAGGCCGCGGTGGACCCCGGCGAAGTCCTCGCCCGCCCCGAGACCCGCCGCATGGACCGCGCCGCCCAGCTCGCCGTGGCCGCCACCCGGGAGGCGTGGGCCGACGCCGGAGCGCCCGAGGTGGACGGGGAACGCATCGGCGTCGCCGTCTCCACCGGCCTCGGTGGCCTCTGGACCCTCATGGACTCCTGGGACACGCTCAAGGAGCGCGGTCCCCGCCGCGTGCTGCCGATGACGGTCCCCATGCTCATGCCGAACTCCTCCGCCGCGTACGTGTCGCTGGACGTCGGCGCGAAGGCCGGCGTGCACACCACCACCTCCGCGTGCGCCTCGGGCGCCGAGGCTGTGGCCTACGGCCTGGAGATGATCCGCAGCGGCCGCGCCGACATCGTGGTGACCGGCGGCACGGAGGCCAGCGTGCACGCCCTGCCGATCGCCGCCTTCGCACGTATGCAGGCCCTGTCCACCCGCAACGACTCCCCCGAGACTGCCTCGCGTCCGTATGACACCACCCGGGACGGGTTCGTGCTCGGGGAGGGCGCCGGTGCACTCGTCCTGGAGCGCGAGGACCATGCCCGTGCCCGCGGGGCCACGATCTACGCCCGGGTCGCCGGGGCGGGACTCAGCTCGGATGCGCACGACATCGCCGCCCCCGAGCCGACGGGTGAGGGCCAGGAGCGCGCCATGCGCTCGGCGCTGGCCGACGCCGGCCTGACCGCGGCGGACGTCGTGCACGCCAATGCCCATGCCACCTCCACCCCGGCCGGCGACCTCACCGAGATCCGGGCGATCGCCCGGGTGATGGGTGAGGGCACCGTGGTCTCGGCCACGAAGTCGATGACCGGCCACCTGCTGGGTGGTGCGGGCGCCCTGGAGTCCGTCTTCGCGGTGCTGGCGCTGCGTGACCGCACCGCTCCCCCGACGATCAACCTCACCAGCCCCGAGCCCGACCTTCCCCTGCCGGTCGCGACGGCGCCCACGGCGCTCGGTGCGGGCCAGATCGCGGCGCTGAACAACTCCTTCGGGTTCGGTGGCCACAACGTGAGCCTGATCTTCACCTCGGTGTAG
- a CDS encoding PucR family transcriptional regulator: protein MIQPRGADAEMTRLLRNRTAMLTAATVRRLEAEVEWYRGLAAEDRSWISLVATSGITAFIDWYERPTPTTYNAAEIFRAAPPELTRSISLQNALALVRIVVEVVEENTQEIASPHRAQELREAVLVYSREVAFSAAEVYARAAEARGAWDARMEALAVDALLRDDSEALASRVATLGWSGEGPVLAVVGTTAVPVTDARTADLRRLARRAARDALVGNQGERVVVVLGGFTDARAAVELLLPRLSEGPVVMGPVVPDVAAAGRSARAALSGLAAVRGWPEAPRPVTADELLPERALAGDSTARASILERIVEPLEHANGPLLETLAAYLESGRSLEAAARTLYVHPNTVRYRLRRITETTGWDPTDGREGFVLHVALIVGRLST from the coding sequence GTGATCCAGCCACGTGGCGCCGACGCCGAGATGACTCGGCTGCTGCGCAACCGTACCGCCATGCTCACGGCCGCGACGGTGCGCCGCCTGGAGGCGGAGGTGGAGTGGTACCGCGGTCTCGCCGCCGAGGACCGTTCCTGGATCTCGCTGGTGGCCACCTCGGGCATCACGGCGTTCATCGACTGGTACGAGCGCCCGACCCCCACCACCTACAACGCGGCGGAGATCTTCCGCGCGGCACCCCCGGAACTCACCCGCTCGATCTCGCTGCAGAACGCGCTGGCCCTGGTGCGCATCGTGGTGGAGGTGGTGGAGGAGAACACGCAGGAGATCGCCTCACCGCACCGCGCGCAGGAGCTGCGCGAGGCCGTGCTGGTGTACTCCCGCGAGGTCGCCTTCTCCGCCGCGGAGGTGTACGCCCGCGCTGCCGAGGCGCGCGGCGCCTGGGACGCTCGGATGGAGGCGCTCGCGGTGGATGCGCTGCTGCGCGATGACAGCGAGGCGCTGGCCTCGCGGGTCGCCACCCTGGGCTGGAGCGGGGAGGGACCCGTACTCGCGGTGGTCGGCACGACGGCGGTGCCGGTCACCGACGCCCGGACCGCCGATCTGCGCCGGCTCGCACGACGCGCCGCCCGCGATGCGTTGGTGGGCAATCAGGGTGAGCGTGTGGTGGTGGTGCTCGGGGGTTTCACCGACGCCCGTGCGGCCGTCGAGTTGCTCCTGCCCCGGCTGTCGGAAGGTCCGGTGGTGATGGGGCCCGTGGTGCCCGACGTCGCGGCGGCGGGGCGCTCGGCACGCGCCGCGCTATCGGGGCTCGCCGCCGTGCGGGGCTGGCCGGAGGCACCCCGCCCGGTCACCGCCGATGAGCTTCTCCCCGAGCGCGCGCTCGCCGGAGACTCCACCGCGCGCGCCAGCATCCTCGAGCGGATCGTGGAGCCCCTGGAGCACGCGAACGGACCGCTCTTGGAGACGCTCGCGGCCTACCTGGAGTCAGGCCGATCACTGGAGGCCGCCGCACGCACCTTGTACGTGCACCCCAACACCGTGCGGTATCGGCTGCGCCGGATCACCGAGACGACAGGGTGGGACCCGACAGACGGCCGTGAGGGCTTCGTGCTGCACGTGGCGCTGATCGTCGGGCGGCTCTCGACCTGA